The following are encoded in a window of Sminthopsis crassicaudata isolate SCR6 chromosome 3, ASM4859323v1, whole genome shotgun sequence genomic DNA:
- the CNOT9 gene encoding CCR4-NOT transcription complex subunit 9 codes for MHSLATAAPVPTALAQVDREKIYQWINELSSPETRENALLELSKKRESVPDLAPMLWHSFGTIAALLQEIVNIYPSINPPTLTAHQSNRVCNALALLQCVASHPETRSAFLAAHIPLFLYPFLHTVSKTRPFEYLRLTSLGVIGALVKTDEQEVINFLLTTEIIPLCLRIMESGSELSKTVATFILQKILLDDTGLAYICQTYERFSHVAMILGKMVLQLSKEPSARLLKHVVRCYLRLSDNPRAREALRQCLPDQLKDTTFAQVLKDDTTTKRWLAQLVKNLQEGQVTDPRGIPLPPQ; via the exons ATGCACAGCCTTGCGACGGCCGCG CCTGTGCCTACAGCATTGGCCCAAGTGGATAGAGAGAAGATCTATCAGTGGATCAATGAGCTGTCCAGTCCAGAGACAAGGGAAAATGCTCTCCTGGAGCTGAGTAAAAAGCGTGAATCTGTTCCTGATCTTGCTCCCATGTTGTGGCACTCTTTTGGTACTATTGCAGCTCTCTTACAG GAAATTGTAAATATTTACCCATCTATCAATCCACCTACCTTGACTGCACATCAGTCTAACAGAGTTTGCAATGCTTTGGCACTATTGCAATGTGTGGCATCACACCCAGAAACTAG GTCAGCATTTCTTGCAGCCCATATCCCCCTCTTCTTGTATCCATTTTTGCACACAGTCAGCAAGACTCGTCCCTTTGAATATCTTCGTCTCACTAGCCTTGGAGTTATTGG GGCCCTGGTCAAAACAGATGAACAAGAAGTAATTAACTTCTTATTGACGACAGAAATTATCCCTTTATGTTTGCGAATTATGGAATCTGGAAGTGAACTTTCCAAAACG GTCGCCACATTCATCCTTCAGAAGATTCTCCTGGATGACACTGGATTGGCCTATATTTGTCAGACATATGAGCGATTCTCCCATGTCGCCATGATCTTG GGTAAGATGGTCCTGCAGCTATCCAAGGAGCCTTCTGCCCGTCTGCTGAAACATGTGGTCAGATGTTACCTTCGCCTTTCAGATAACCCCAg GGCACGTGAAGCACTCAGGCAGTGCTTGCCTGACCAGCTGAAAGATACCACCTTTGCCCAGGTGCTCAAAGATGATACTACCACCAAGCGCTGGCTCGCACAGCTGGTGAAAAACCTGCAGGAAGGCCAGGTCACCGACCCCCGCGGCATCCCCCTGCCCCCTCAGTGA